The DNA region GGAACGAGCAAGGAGGACAGTACGTGGTTCAGCAGATGATATAGGATGGATGAAACATGATCCTGCATTCCCTCCTGTTGAAGATGGTACTGGAAGATTTATGGAAATTGTTGATGACATAAGGTATGTTTTGCTTCTCTTTTTACATGCATTGCAAGCAATTTATTTGCGTATAACATCTTGAAGGTTTTTCTAAAGTTTTATTTGGGGTTGTCAGGCATGGTTTACACAAATTGCCGAATTCAATGATTTACTTATTGATTCCAGGTACAAATTTCTTTTCTCCAGgaaactagttaaattgttCTTGTCACTTGACTTCTCGTTTGTAGAGGATAAATCTCTCCCTTTTGGTCTATCTTAGTTGTCATTTCTTCATATTAGAACATAATTAAGCCTGAACAATTTGGTGCTTATATTACTAACCTAGTATTCGTCGTGGAATTTGGAATTGGCAGTTGCATATTAGATGAGCTAACTTATTGTTTATCTTCTGTAATGATTTATTTCATTCCAGTTCCAATAAAACTAAAGGATCTTAAATTAAATGCTagggttaattttttttgtctatttAAGTTTATCAGTCTTCTTGGAACGTTAATGGTGGAAGTATCACCTGTCTCCAGACCTTTTACTTCAGTGTCCATCATCTCTGAGATTCTGGTATTTGGATAGGAAGAAGGAAAAAGAACAAAGAAAGGCACTATACTTTTGCTCTATCTTTTACCATTATTGTCttctatttcttcttcaattcaagTAAAACTTCTTACGCGGATCCAACAAATACTCTATTGAATCACAACAAACGGTGTGAAAAAGCATACTTGTTCTACAAACTTTGGTCTATCTTCTAACTTATCAAACATTAGGGATTTATTTGTACCTGAAGTCAAAGTTCTGCGGGGAATATTCGTTATTTTCATACAAACAATGAGAAAATGTTGTCAATAAGCTATAGTCATGTTAATGCTGCAGGTCTTTTCAGCAACCATGGACCACTTTACTTTGTGAACACAAAAACATACTTCTCGAAGTTGGGGCTGACCTGTCACATTGCCAAGATCCATAGTGAGGTAATCATCTTCCCAGTGAGTTAGATTTCACCCCATGATTTCAACGTTCTATTTTGAATtgtatcaaatatattttgtattttataatgaTGAACAAGGTTTTGAAAAATGTCCAGGCTTCAGTTGAGAAAAATGCGATAGAAATAAAAGAATGTATTGAGGAAATCTACTGGGGTTCCGGGAAGCCTGTCTTGCTTCTAGGGCATAGCAAAGGTGGGATAGATGCAGCGGCTGCTTTGTCCATGTATTGGACTGATTTAAAAGATAAGGTTGCTGGTCTTGCAATATCTCAGAGTCCATATGGAGGTAGCCCCATTGCTTCAGATATTTTAAGGGAAGGACAGCTTGGGGATTATGTAAATATTAGGAAAATGATGGAGATCCTAATATGTAAAGTCATGAAGGTAAtccctttttctttttctctaaaCCTGATTCTGTGTGGAAAAAAAAGgatgaaatatttgattgaacatagactattattaattataaatttcgGAAGCTTTTTGAGAATAGGAAATGGCAAGTACAAACGTTTTAGAGACATTTAACACTTCACATTTTCAATCTTCAAATCATCTTAGTTTCTCATCATTTTTAAAGGATCGATGCCCCATTTCTTACATAGAATCCAACTATTAAACAAGTGTGCCTCTTCACTCCAAATTTTACTTTGAATAACTGCAGTCTTGTACCACTTTCCAAATTTCATCATTGTGATATTTGGGTAATTAAGAGTTAGGGTTAGGTTAGGAGACAATTTGGATGATTCTGTAGTAGGCTGGTTATGAGACAAATGGGAATAGCGCGTTTTATAAAAGAAGTTAGGGTTTATCAAAATTCTATGAATCAATCATATTCTCATCTAATTCCATATCACATTTCTTCTATTCTTGTTCCCAAAGAgtattatatttcataaatgCATGTTCAAAAGTATATATATGCATGTTCAAAagtatatatacttatataaaatTGGCTTGTTCGATATGGTAATAGGGTGATATTCAAGCATTAGAAGACCTGACGTATGAGAAGAGAAAGGAGTTCTTGAGGAAACACCATTTGCCACGAGAGCTACCAGTTGTTTCATTCCACACGGAAGCAAGTATCACCCCCTCAGTTCTAACCATGTTATCTCAGGTGGCTCACGCAGACGTACCACTCTCAGCTGGGCAACCGGCTAAACTACCTGTATTTATACCCTTGGGTGCTGCAATGGCTGCTTGCGCTCAACTGCTTCAGATCAGGTATGGAGAAAAGAGTGACGGGGTCGTGACTCGCAAAGATGGAGAGATTCCTGGATCTTACGCTGTTCGGCCTAGCCATAAGATGGACCACGGGTGGATGGTTTATTCATCCATGAGTGGTGATAATCCAAAGGAAGCTAACTCATCTCAGTTGTGTGAGGCTTTATTGTCATTACTTGTCGAAGTTGGTCAGAAGAAAAGAGTTGAACTTAGTATGAAGGAGGAATAATTGAGGTTgtgattttcttttctttgacaCGGGTTAGGTAGTCATATTCAATTTATGTACATTCTTTTGATGATTTAGATT from Impatiens glandulifera chromosome 5, dImpGla2.1, whole genome shotgun sequence includes:
- the LOC124938107 gene encoding uncharacterized protein LOC124938107; the encoded protein is MREISRTRVSSPSDHHRPKGLAIVMDGENPRVQESSSSIVATTSGGRTEWVPQIFSSVPTLDDAASYISETKALLIRCFSDYTVSSSSKDCKEADTVKLLDGSSTSTDAPSIPDGTLMNSDKTIRQEALTLAQTSQNGLTGFSLFQGLMERARRTVRGSADDIGWMKHDPAFPPVEDGTGRFMEIVDDIRHGLHKLPNSMIYLLIPGLFSNHGPLYFVNTKTYFSKLGLTCHIAKIHSEASVEKNAIEIKECIEEIYWGSGKPVLLLGHSKGGIDAAAALSMYWTDLKDKVAGLAISQSPYGGSPIASDILREGQLGDYVNIRKMMEILICKVMKGDIQALEDLTYEKRKEFLRKHHLPRELPVVSFHTEASITPSVLTMLSQVAHADVPLSAGQPAKLPVFIPLGAAMAACAQLLQIRYGEKSDGVVTRKDGEIPGSYAVRPSHKMDHGWMVYSSMSGDNPKEANSSQLCEALLSLLVEVGQKKRVELSMKEE